CGCGGGATCGCCAATCACTCGGCGCTGGCGGTCGATCCGCTGCGGATGTCCAGGCACTTCATCTGCGACTGGCTGCGCACGACCAGCAGTCCGTCCGTCAGCGCCATCGGGGCCCAGATGTCATTACCCCGATCGCGTTTCAGGTCGAACACCTTCGCCCGCGCGATCTCGGTGTATTTGTCGGGGGCGGGGACGGCCATGGCGATTTGGCCGTTCTGTCCGTCAAGGATGATGAGCTTGTTATCGACGAGGATGACGTTGCCGCGATCGAAGTTGGGGTTTTCGCCGCTGCGCCAGACGATTTTCCCGGCGGCGGGATCGATGCAGGCGACGCCGCCGTTTTTCATGTTGTCGCGTTTGAGTGTGGTGTTGGTATTGATGTTGGCGTAGAGGTGATCCTTGTAGAGAATCGGGCGGTGGATCTGCGAGCCATCGGGGAGACGGAACTGCTCGCTGATCTGGTAGTCATCGCCGTTCTTTTTGACGTCGATCATGACGGAGCCGGCGTCGTATCCGCCGGTGATGAAGATGTGATGACCATCGGGCATGACGACGGGCGCGGGGATGGCCCAACTGACCTTGTAGCCGTCGTACTTCCAGATGGTTTTGCCGGTCGCGGGCTCGACGAACAGGAGCATCTTGTCGGAGAAGAGCATCAGGATGCCCTGGACGCCGTTGACGGTTTCGAGCATTGGCGAGGTGTAGTAGTCGCCGCCGTAGTTTTCAGCTTCCCATTTCATTTTGCCGGTCTTCTTGTCGAGCGCGACAAGAGCCGGGCTTTTCTCGGAGGCGGGCGAGACAATGAGGGTGTCCTTATAGATCAATGGCGACTGTGCGAAGCCCCACTTGAGCGGCGCTTCGGTGTACGCCTTGTTGAGGTTCATGTTCCAGACGGGCTTGTGCGATTTGCGATCGACGCAGTAGACGTCGCCGAACCCGCCGACGGTATAGATCATGTCGCCCTCGACGGTCGGGACGGAGCGCGAGCCGGGATGGCTGAGCTGGCCCTTGGCTTCGTAGGCGAAGCGCCACTGCTCCTTGCCGCTTTTGAGGTCCAGCACGCGGAGGATGTCGGTATTGTCCTCGCCGCGGTCCAGGAAGATGACTTGGCCGTTGCTGATCGCCGCCCCGCCGAAGCCCTGCCCGACGTCGAGCGTCCACTTGACCGGCGGGCCTCCCTGCGGCCAGGTCGAGGCGATGTCCTTTTCCGCCGAGACGCCTGTGCGATCGGGGCCCTGAAACTGAGGCCAGTCGGCGGCGACGGCGACGGAGGCAATGACCCAGATTCCCAGGACGGCACAGAGGTGACGTGTACGCATGGCGTGCTCCTTGTGCTTCGATTGTACGTGACCCTTCGCCGCAACGTCCAATCACGTGTTATCCGATTCGGAACGCCGATTCGGCCCTGCGTGAAAATCCGCGGCGGGATCTTGGCGTTGACACAACTCGTCCTTTG
Above is a window of Planctomycetota bacterium DNA encoding:
- a CDS encoding PQQ-binding-like beta-propeller repeat protein, translated to MRTRHLCAVLGIWVIASVAVAADWPQFQGPDRTGVSAEKDIASTWPQGGPPVKWTLDVGQGFGGAAISNGQVIFLDRGEDNTDILRVLDLKSGKEQWRFAYEAKGQLSHPGSRSVPTVEGDMIYTVGGFGDVYCVDRKSHKPVWNMNLNKAYTEAPLKWGFAQSPLIYKDTLIVSPASEKSPALVALDKKTGKMKWEAENYGGDYYTSPMLETVNGVQGILMLFSDKMLLFVEPATGKTIWKYDGYKVSWAIPAPVVMPDGHHIFITGGYDAGSVMIDVKKNGDDYQISEQFRLPDGSQIHRPILYKDHLYANINTNTTLKRDNMKNGGVACIDPAAGKIVWRSGENPNFDRGNVILVDNKLIILDGQNGQIAMAVPAPDKYTEIARAKVFDLKRDRGNDIWAPMALTDGLLVVRSQSQMKCLDIRSGSTASAE